The following coding sequences lie in one Amycolatopsis cihanbeyliensis genomic window:
- a CDS encoding 2-keto-4-pentenoate hydratase: MNSPNGSAARAAEQLWAAWRDGHLLDAVAAADRPADLAEGMAVQRAVEALAGPGYGWKIAATGPGGRAFLGVDGPLPGRLLERFQHENGDTVPADTLHMGVAEAEFAFVLGADLDPAAPHSVADVLAAVSAMHLVIELPDSRYERFDRVGGPQLIADAACAGRMVIGPEVPGWAEVDLVRHPVSLRVGSVTEQGSGELVLGDPREALHWLATELPRLGTHLRAGELVATGTATKPLPIRRGDEVVADFGELGTVGVHIAA, translated from the coding sequence GTGAACTCCCCGAACGGTTCGGCCGCGCGGGCGGCGGAGCAGCTCTGGGCCGCCTGGCGGGATGGGCATCTGCTGGACGCCGTGGCCGCTGCCGACCGGCCCGCCGACCTCGCCGAGGGCATGGCGGTGCAGCGGGCGGTGGAAGCGCTCGCCGGACCCGGCTACGGGTGGAAGATCGCGGCCACCGGCCCCGGCGGGCGGGCCTTCCTCGGGGTGGACGGTCCGCTGCCCGGCAGGCTGCTGGAACGGTTCCAGCACGAGAACGGGGACACGGTTCCGGCGGACACCCTGCACATGGGGGTGGCGGAGGCCGAGTTCGCGTTCGTGCTCGGCGCGGACCTGGACCCCGCCGCGCCGCATTCGGTCGCCGACGTGCTCGCCGCGGTGAGCGCCATGCACCTGGTGATCGAGCTGCCGGACTCGCGGTACGAGCGGTTCGATCGGGTGGGTGGGCCGCAGCTCATCGCCGACGCCGCCTGCGCGGGCCGCATGGTCATCGGGCCGGAGGTACCGGGCTGGGCCGAAGTGGACCTGGTGCGACACCCCGTCTCGCTGCGGGTCGGCTCGGTGACCGAGCAGGGCAGCGGTGAGCTGGTGCTCGGCGATCCGCGCGAGGCACTGCACTGGCTGGCCACCGAACTACCCCGGCTCGGCACGCACCTGCGCGCGGGCGAGCTGGTCGCGACCGGCACCGCGACCAAGCCGCTGCCGATCCGGCGCGGCGACGAGGTGGTGGCCGACTTCGGCGAGCTCGGCACGGTGGGCGTACACATCGCGGCGTGA
- the ilvD gene encoding dihydroxy-acid dehydratase, with protein MTANESQPAADVKPRSREVTDGVERAAARGMLRAVGMGDEDFAKPQIGIASSWNEITPCNLSLQRLAEAGKQGVHGAGGYPMEFGTISVSDGISMGHEGMHFSLVSREVIADSVETVMEAERMDGTVLLAGCDKSLPGMLMAAARLDVAAVFLYAGSILPGTVDGREVTIIDAFEAVGACARGLISRDEVDRIERAICPGEGACGGMYTANTMACAAEALGMSLPGSASPPSVDRRRDRFARSSGEAVVEMLRHGLTARSILTKEAFENAIAVVMALGGSTNAVLHLLAIAHEAEVDLTLDDFTRIGDRVPHLADVKPFGKHVMTAVDRVGGVPVVMKALLDAGLLHGDCVTVTGRTVAENLAELAPPELDGSVLRRLADPIHPTGGLTILHGTLAPEGAVVKSAGFDSARFEGTARVFDGEQAAMDALGELKAGDVVVIRYEGPRGGPGMREMLAVTGAIKGAGLGKDVLLLTDGRFSGGTTGLCIGHVAPEAAHGGPIAFVRDGDPIVLDMTTRTLDLRIDEAELARRSEGWQLPKVPRTTGVLSKYAKLVGSAAQGAVCS; from the coding sequence ATGACGGCCAACGAATCGCAACCAGCAGCCGATGTGAAGCCGCGTAGCCGCGAGGTCACCGACGGTGTGGAGCGCGCCGCGGCCAGGGGCATGCTCCGCGCGGTGGGCATGGGCGACGAGGACTTCGCCAAGCCGCAGATCGGCATCGCCTCCTCGTGGAACGAGATCACCCCCTGCAACCTGTCCTTGCAGCGGCTCGCCGAGGCCGGCAAGCAGGGCGTGCACGGCGCGGGTGGCTACCCGATGGAGTTCGGCACGATCTCGGTCTCCGACGGGATCTCGATGGGGCACGAGGGTATGCATTTCTCCCTCGTCTCCCGCGAGGTGATCGCCGACTCGGTGGAGACGGTGATGGAGGCCGAGCGGATGGACGGCACGGTGCTGCTGGCCGGCTGTGACAAGAGCCTGCCCGGGATGCTGATGGCCGCCGCCCGCCTGGACGTGGCCGCCGTCTTCCTCTACGCGGGCTCGATCCTGCCCGGCACGGTGGACGGCCGCGAGGTCACCATCATCGACGCGTTCGAGGCGGTCGGGGCCTGCGCGCGGGGGCTGATCTCGCGGGACGAGGTGGACCGGATCGAGCGGGCGATCTGCCCCGGCGAGGGCGCCTGCGGCGGGATGTACACCGCGAACACCATGGCCTGCGCGGCCGAGGCACTCGGCATGTCGCTGCCGGGGTCGGCCAGCCCGCCCTCGGTGGACCGGCGGCGGGACCGGTTCGCCCGCTCCAGCGGCGAGGCCGTGGTCGAGATGCTGCGGCACGGGCTCACCGCACGCTCCATCCTCACCAAGGAGGCCTTCGAGAACGCGATCGCCGTGGTGATGGCGCTCGGCGGCTCCACCAACGCGGTGCTGCACCTGCTGGCGATCGCGCACGAGGCCGAGGTGGACCTGACCCTGGACGACTTCACCCGGATCGGTGACCGGGTGCCGCATCTTGCCGACGTCAAGCCGTTCGGTAAGCACGTGATGACCGCCGTGGACCGGGTCGGGGGCGTACCGGTGGTGATGAAGGCCCTGCTGGACGCCGGGTTGCTGCACGGCGACTGCGTCACGGTCACCGGGCGCACGGTGGCCGAGAACCTGGCCGAGCTGGCACCCCCGGAGCTGGACGGTTCGGTGCTGCGCAGGCTCGCCGACCCGATCCACCCCACCGGCGGCCTGACCATCCTGCACGGCACCCTCGCGCCCGAGGGCGCGGTGGTGAAGAGCGCCGGGTTCGACTCCGCCCGGTTCGAGGGCACCGCGCGGGTCTTCGACGGGGAGCAGGCGGCGATGGATGCCCTCGGCGAGCTGAAGGCGGGGGACGTGGTGGTGATCCGCTACGAGGGACCCCGCGGCGGCCCCGGCATGCGGGAGATGCTCGCGGTCACCGGTGCGATCAAGGGCGCCGGGCTCGGCAAGGACGTGCTGCTGCTCACCGACGGGCGCTTCTCCGGCGGCACGACCGGCCTGTGCATCGGGCACGTGGCACCGGAGGCCGCGCACGGCGGTCCGATCGCGTTCGTCCGGGACGGCGACCCGATCGTGCTCGATATGACCACCCGCACGCTCGACCTGCGGATCGACGAGGCGGAGCTGGCCCGGCGAAGCGAGGGCTGGCAGTTGCCGAAGGTCCCACGGACCACCGGCGTGCTGAGCAAGTACGCCAAGCTGGTCGGCTCGGCGGCGCAGGGGGCGGTGTGCTCGTGA